A genomic window from Cupriavidus metallidurans CH34 includes:
- a CDS encoding glutamate decarboxylase has protein sequence MSDMQEHKVTPYDQFNYEVPENVFPREGISANAAAAIVISDEWTDTNPMLNMSSFVTTFAEPEAREVAARNIFKNYIDHDMYPRLFAMEGRMVRWLHELWNGPKGVEPYGTCTVGSSEACMLGGLAHKWNWRQRRQAEGKDATRPNMVTGGNVQIVWKKFLRYFDVEPRIVPLKPGNYCLTAEDLDKYVDENTICVVAIAGQTFTGEDDDIQGIHDWLDAYEKRTGISIPMHIDGASGGFVNPFLYPDYKWDFRLPRVQSINASGHKYGLTPPGLGWVVFRERKIFNEELVFYVNYLGGEMPTATLNFSRNAFQVAVQYYQFLRLGFDGYKRVMQHTLDNAIFLRQQLVDSGYFDIMNTTQRIPVVAVTLNKKYKNFNEFDVSNKVREKGWVLSAYTMPPNAESVTSLRVVVRPHVNHNVAQLLANDIINACKFLEANGGNAKPPALHKHAEAQSTSLKC, from the coding sequence ATGAGCGACATGCAAGAGCACAAGGTCACACCGTACGACCAGTTCAACTACGAGGTGCCTGAAAACGTCTTCCCGCGCGAAGGCATCTCGGCGAATGCAGCGGCCGCGATCGTGATCAGTGACGAATGGACCGACACCAACCCCATGCTCAACATGTCGTCGTTCGTCACCACGTTCGCGGAACCGGAAGCCCGGGAAGTCGCCGCGCGCAATATCTTCAAGAACTATATCGACCACGACATGTATCCGCGGCTCTTCGCCATGGAAGGCCGCATGGTGCGCTGGCTGCATGAACTGTGGAACGGTCCGAAGGGCGTGGAGCCGTACGGCACGTGTACGGTAGGCTCATCCGAAGCCTGCATGCTCGGGGGCCTGGCGCACAAGTGGAACTGGCGCCAGCGCCGCCAGGCCGAAGGCAAGGATGCCACCCGCCCGAACATGGTGACGGGCGGCAACGTGCAGATCGTGTGGAAGAAGTTTCTGCGCTACTTCGACGTCGAGCCGCGCATCGTGCCGCTGAAGCCGGGCAACTACTGCCTGACCGCCGAAGACCTGGACAAGTACGTCGATGAGAACACGATCTGCGTCGTGGCCATCGCCGGGCAGACCTTCACGGGCGAGGATGACGACATCCAGGGCATTCACGACTGGCTCGATGCCTACGAGAAGCGCACGGGCATCTCGATCCCCATGCATATCGACGGCGCCTCCGGCGGCTTCGTCAACCCGTTCCTCTACCCCGACTACAAGTGGGACTTCCGCCTGCCGCGCGTGCAGTCGATCAACGCCTCGGGCCACAAGTACGGGCTGACGCCGCCGGGCCTCGGCTGGGTGGTGTTCCGCGAACGCAAGATCTTCAACGAGGAACTGGTGTTCTACGTGAACTACTTGGGCGGAGAAATGCCCACGGCCACGCTCAACTTCAGCCGCAACGCATTCCAGGTGGCCGTGCAGTACTACCAGTTCCTGCGGCTCGGGTTCGACGGCTACAAACGCGTGATGCAGCACACGCTGGACAACGCGATCTTCCTGCGCCAGCAGCTCGTCGACAGCGGGTACTTCGACATCATGAACACCACGCAGCGCATTCCGGTGGTGGCAGTGACGCTGAACAAGAAGTACAAGAACTTCAACGAGTTCGATGTCTCCAACAAGGTCCGCGAGAAAGGCTGGGTGCTGTCCGCGTACACGATGCCGCCCAACGCCGAATCGGTCACGAGCCTGCGCGTGGTGGTGCGTCCGCATGTGAACCACAACGTGGCGCAACTGCTTGCCAACGATATCATTAACGCCTGCAAGTTCCTCGAGGCCAACGGTGGCAATGCCAAGCCTCCCGCATTGCACAAACATGCCGAAGCGCAATCGACGTCGTTGAAGTGCTGA
- a CDS encoding TerC family protein gives MEWLTDPSIWIGLVTLVVLEIVLGIDNLIFVAILADKLPPSQRDKARVVGLSLAMFMRLGLLSVMSWLITLTRPLFSIGPLSMSARDLILAVGGFFLLLKATLELHERLEGMPHMEGGKTEYAGFWVVVTQIVILDAVFSLDAVITAVGVADHLGVMMAAVVIAVGVMLIASKPLTRFVNAHPTVVVLCLSFLLMIGMSLVAEGLGFHIPKGYLYSAIGFSVLIEAFNQVAQRNFLRHMARVPMRQRTADAVLRLLGDRRANASETPEGGAVKRDEPLPFAPEERSMVSGVMTLAERSVHSLMTPRADISYLDVNADGGTLRKQILDDPHSFFPVCRGELDNVIGVVRGKDALGDLFDKGAIDETQSLREPIVVHESINILRLIDTLKDSHSRGRLVLVADEYGAIVGLVTPIDILEAIAGEFPDEDETATITKIDEGHWLMDGAADLHGVAQALGLDPAWVSSAKGAASLGGLLLEHFGMVPKPRMTLDLEGYRFTVTEVSDRRIERVDVQAVGRATADAEGAPIDSGA, from the coding sequence ATGGAATGGTTGACCGACCCCTCGATCTGGATCGGACTGGTCACGCTGGTCGTGCTCGAGATCGTCCTCGGCATCGACAACCTTATCTTCGTGGCGATTCTCGCGGACAAACTGCCGCCGAGCCAGCGCGACAAGGCGCGGGTGGTTGGCCTGTCGCTGGCGATGTTCATGCGGCTTGGCTTGCTGTCGGTGATGTCGTGGCTCATCACGCTCACCCGGCCGCTGTTCTCCATTGGGCCGCTCTCGATGTCGGCCCGGGACCTGATCCTGGCGGTAGGCGGCTTCTTCCTGTTGCTCAAGGCCACGCTCGAGCTTCATGAGCGCCTGGAGGGCATGCCACATATGGAGGGGGGCAAGACCGAGTACGCCGGCTTCTGGGTGGTAGTGACCCAGATCGTGATTCTCGACGCGGTGTTCTCGCTGGACGCCGTGATCACTGCGGTGGGGGTGGCCGACCATCTCGGCGTGATGATGGCCGCCGTCGTGATCGCGGTCGGCGTCATGCTGATTGCTTCCAAGCCGCTGACCCGATTCGTGAATGCGCACCCGACGGTGGTGGTGCTGTGTCTCAGCTTCCTGCTGATGATCGGCATGAGCCTGGTGGCGGAGGGGCTCGGCTTCCATATTCCGAAGGGCTACCTGTATTCGGCGATCGGATTCTCGGTGCTGATCGAGGCATTCAACCAGGTCGCGCAGCGCAACTTTCTGCGTCATATGGCGCGGGTGCCGATGCGGCAGAGGACAGCCGATGCCGTATTGCGCCTGCTCGGCGACCGGCGCGCCAATGCATCGGAGACGCCAGAAGGCGGGGCCGTGAAGCGGGATGAACCGCTGCCGTTCGCGCCGGAAGAGCGCAGCATGGTGAGTGGCGTGATGACCCTGGCCGAACGATCCGTCCACTCCCTGATGACGCCGCGCGCCGATATCTCATATCTGGACGTGAACGCCGATGGCGGAACGCTGCGCAAACAGATTCTTGATGACCCGCACAGTTTCTTCCCGGTATGCCGCGGCGAACTGGACAACGTGATTGGCGTCGTGCGCGGCAAGGATGCGCTCGGAGACCTGTTCGACAAGGGCGCCATCGACGAGACACAGAGCCTGCGCGAGCCGATCGTGGTCCACGAGTCGATCAATATCCTGCGTTTGATCGATACGCTGAAGGACTCGCATTCGCGCGGCCGTCTGGTGCTGGTGGCGGACGAGTATGGCGCGATCGTTGGGCTGGTGACACCGATCGACATCCTCGAAGCCATTGCGGGAGAGTTTCCCGACGAGGACGAGACCGCCACGATCACGAAGATCGACGAAGGGCACTGGCTCATGGATGGCGCTGCGGATCTGCACGGCGTGGCGCAGGCGCTCGGCCTGGACCCCGCCTGGGTGAGTTCGGCGAAAGGCGCCGCATCGCTGGGTGGCTTGCTGCTCGAACACTTCGGCATGGTGCCGAAACCACGGATGACGCTCGATCTGGAGGGCTATCGTTTCACGGTCACGGAGGTGAGCGATCGCCGGATCGAGCGCGTCGACGTTCAGGCCGTGGGAAGGGCTACCGCCGATGCCGAGGGCGCGCCCATTGACTCGGGTGCCTGA
- a CDS encoding LysR family transcriptional regulator, whose protein sequence is MREISLDRLRTLVAIADRGSFADAARALHLAPPTVSLHIAELEARIGAPLLSRKRGQVRPSAIGEVLVERARRLLADAERALDDIQRQVQGLEGRVRLGASTGAIAHLLPQALEGLRQHHPAIDIQVAVLTSHETLSRLADGTLDVGLVALPQPPVAGLVIKPWRRDPVMAFLPAHWECPARVTPEWLAAQPLILNDATTRLSRLTTEWFATAGYHPAPRIQLNYNDAIKSLVAAGYGASLLPLEETAPSPDKRIVMRPLRPALWRRLGIAHRAGYVERSTQHVLDMLRDLRLA, encoded by the coding sequence ATGCGAGAGATCAGCCTGGACCGTTTGCGCACTCTGGTCGCCATTGCAGATCGCGGCTCGTTTGCCGATGCGGCGCGTGCGTTGCATCTGGCGCCGCCAACGGTCAGCCTCCATATCGCTGAACTCGAAGCCCGCATTGGCGCTCCACTCCTGTCGCGCAAGCGCGGGCAAGTCAGGCCGTCGGCAATAGGGGAGGTGCTGGTGGAGCGCGCACGCCGGCTGCTGGCCGATGCGGAGCGGGCGCTGGACGATATTCAACGCCAGGTGCAGGGGCTGGAAGGGCGAGTGCGGCTCGGCGCGTCGACGGGCGCGATCGCGCACCTGTTGCCGCAAGCGCTCGAAGGGCTGCGCCAGCACCATCCCGCGATCGACATACAGGTGGCGGTGCTGACTTCACATGAAACGTTGTCCCGACTGGCGGATGGGACGCTGGACGTTGGGCTGGTTGCACTGCCGCAGCCGCCGGTAGCCGGACTCGTGATCAAGCCTTGGCGCCGCGACCCCGTGATGGCTTTCTTGCCGGCGCATTGGGAGTGCCCAGCACGCGTCACGCCTGAATGGCTCGCCGCCCAACCTCTCATTCTCAATGACGCGACCACGCGACTTTCACGTCTGACTACGGAGTGGTTCGCGACTGCGGGGTATCATCCCGCGCCCCGCATTCAGCTCAACTACAACGACGCGATCAAGAGTCTGGTGGCGGCCGGCTACGGCGCCTCGCTACTACCCCTTGAGGAGACGGCGCCATCGCCCGACAAGCGCATTGTCATGCGTCCGCTGCGCCCGGCGTTGTGGCGTCGGCTCGGTATTGCGCATCGTGCGGGGTACGTTGAGCGTTCCACGCAACACGTGCTTGATATGTTGCGGGATCTGCGGTTGGCGTAG
- a CDS encoding nuclear transport factor 2 family protein — MNAAGLSPAAAKTLATWHDLLARNAMEELDPLLSDSIVFRSPVAHTPYPGRAAIKLVLKTVNTVFKNFTYHRTFATADGLGVVLEFSAEVDGKALKGIDMLRFDQAGKIEEFEVMVRPMSGLQALGAAMGAKLASQKHVLAGQD; from the coding sequence ATGAATGCAGCGGGACTTTCCCCGGCAGCCGCAAAGACGCTGGCAACCTGGCATGACCTTCTGGCACGCAACGCCATGGAGGAGCTCGATCCCCTGCTGTCCGACAGCATCGTGTTTCGCTCGCCGGTCGCGCATACACCTTACCCGGGCCGTGCCGCGATCAAGCTGGTCCTGAAAACCGTCAACACGGTATTCAAGAATTTCACCTATCACCGCACGTTCGCCACGGCGGACGGGCTGGGCGTGGTGCTTGAATTCAGCGCCGAGGTCGACGGCAAGGCGCTCAAGGGCATCGACATGCTGCGTTTCGATCAAGCGGGAAAGATCGAGGAATTCGAAGTGATGGTGCGCCCGATGTCGGGCCTGCAAGCGCTCGGCGCGGCCATGGGCGCCAAGCTAGCTAGCCAGAAGCACGTACTGGCCGGACAGGACTGA
- a CDS encoding alpha/beta fold hydrolase, whose product MRRLLAAVVFMLAMVQPLQAQVKPFPPGFRHQNIQTEGATLYVRVGGSGPAVVLLHGFGDTGDMWAPLAAELARTHTVVVPDLRGMGLSSHPDGGYDKRTQAGDIRSVLAQLNIDQADVVGHDIGTMVAYAYAARYPDKTKRLIVMDAPVPGVPPWEQIVRMPALWHFSFGGPDAERLVKGRERIYLDRFWNEFAGDPSKIDEATRVHYSRLYAKPGAMHSAFAQFLSIPQDAEDNQKSLATKLTMPVLAIGGAKSFGQNEAIVMRNAATNVKELVIPNAGHWLMEEQPQATVGAIVDFLGQ is encoded by the coding sequence ATGCGAAGACTCCTTGCAGCCGTCGTATTCATGCTTGCCATGGTCCAGCCGTTGCAAGCACAGGTGAAGCCATTTCCGCCAGGTTTCCGGCACCAGAATATCCAGACCGAGGGCGCGACGCTGTATGTGCGGGTGGGTGGCAGCGGGCCTGCCGTGGTCCTGCTGCACGGTTTTGGCGATACAGGGGACATGTGGGCGCCACTGGCCGCCGAACTGGCACGCACCCATACGGTGGTGGTGCCGGATCTGCGCGGAATGGGGCTGTCATCGCATCCTGACGGCGGCTACGACAAGCGCACACAGGCTGGGGACATCCGGTCGGTGCTGGCGCAACTGAACATCGACCAAGCGGACGTGGTCGGCCACGACATCGGCACGATGGTCGCCTATGCCTATGCGGCGCGCTACCCGGACAAAACGAAAAGGCTGATCGTCATGGACGCGCCAGTGCCAGGAGTCCCGCCGTGGGAACAGATCGTCCGAATGCCAGCGCTCTGGCATTTCTCCTTCGGCGGCCCGGATGCGGAGCGGCTGGTAAAAGGCCGGGAACGCATCTACCTGGACAGGTTCTGGAACGAGTTCGCCGGAGACCCTTCGAAGATCGACGAAGCCACACGGGTTCACTATTCCCGGCTCTATGCCAAGCCGGGCGCGATGCATTCAGCGTTCGCGCAATTCCTCTCAATTCCGCAAGACGCCGAGGACAATCAGAAATCGCTGGCGACCAAGCTGACCATGCCAGTACTGGCGATTGGCGGCGCGAAGTCCTTTGGCCAGAACGAAGCGATCGTCATGCGCAATGCGGCCACCAACGTGAAAGAACTAGTCATTCCGAATGCCGGGCATTGGCTGATGGAAGAACAACCACAGGCCACAGTGGGCGCGATCGTCGATTTCCTCGGACAATAG
- a CDS encoding ABC-F family ATP-binding cassette domain-containing protein, protein MISVRNVTLRRGVNVVLDRASVTFNPGEKIGLVGRNGAGKSSFFGLLNGTLHEDSGEFSIPAAWKMGQVAQEMPETEQSATDFVVEGDTALLAAQTEVAAAEACDDGMRMAHAYMALHDAGAHDAPARAQALILGLGFSAAQLSQPVNSFSGGWRMRLQLARALMCPSDLLLLDEPTNHLDLDALVWLEAWLKRYQGTLVVISHDREFLDAVTQVTVHVDNAQLVRYGGNYSKFEDMRAEQLVLQQAAMAKQADKIAHLQKFIDRFKAKASKEKQAQSRVKALERMEKIAPVLADAEFNFEFKEPLNVPNPLLSMLDTSFGYPAPAGALPGTPPTVIVRGINRSVLAGQRIGILGANGQGKSTLVKTVAHALAPIAGEISEGKGLNIGYFAQQELDVLRPLDTPMEHMIRLAKGTPAHMRAPGQSGTEQSLRTFLGTFNFSGDMVHQAVSTMSGGEKARLVLCMIVWQRPNLLLLDEPTNHLDLATREALGMALNEFEGTVMLVSHDRALLRAVCDEFWLVTKGGVEPFDGDLDDYQQFLRDEARRIREQAAAA, encoded by the coding sequence ATGATTTCCGTCCGTAATGTCACGCTGCGTCGTGGCGTCAATGTCGTACTTGACCGCGCATCCGTCACCTTCAACCCCGGCGAAAAGATCGGTCTTGTCGGCCGCAATGGCGCCGGCAAGTCATCCTTCTTCGGCCTTCTCAATGGCACGCTGCACGAAGACAGCGGCGAGTTCTCGATTCCCGCTGCATGGAAGATGGGCCAGGTCGCGCAGGAGATGCCAGAGACCGAGCAAAGCGCGACCGACTTCGTAGTCGAGGGTGACACCGCGCTGTTGGCCGCGCAGACCGAAGTCGCCGCCGCCGAGGCCTGCGACGACGGCATGCGCATGGCGCACGCCTACATGGCCCTGCACGACGCCGGTGCGCACGATGCCCCTGCCCGTGCCCAAGCGCTGATCCTGGGCCTTGGCTTCAGTGCTGCGCAGCTTAGTCAGCCGGTCAACAGTTTCTCCGGCGGCTGGCGCATGCGACTGCAACTGGCGCGCGCGCTCATGTGCCCGTCCGACCTGCTGCTGCTCGACGAGCCAACGAATCACCTTGACCTCGACGCGCTGGTCTGGCTGGAAGCCTGGCTCAAGCGCTATCAAGGAACCCTCGTAGTGATCAGCCACGACCGCGAGTTTCTCGATGCGGTGACGCAGGTGACGGTGCACGTCGACAACGCCCAGCTCGTGCGCTATGGCGGCAACTACAGCAAATTTGAAGACATGCGAGCTGAACAGCTCGTATTGCAGCAGGCCGCGATGGCCAAGCAGGCGGACAAGATCGCCCACCTGCAGAAATTCATCGACCGCTTCAAGGCCAAGGCCTCGAAGGAGAAGCAGGCGCAGAGCCGCGTCAAGGCGCTCGAACGCATGGAGAAGATCGCACCGGTGCTTGCCGACGCAGAGTTCAACTTCGAGTTCAAGGAGCCGCTCAACGTCCCGAACCCGCTGCTGTCGATGCTGGACACGAGCTTCGGCTACCCGGCGCCAGCCGGCGCACTGCCGGGCACGCCGCCCACGGTCATCGTACGAGGCATCAACCGTTCCGTGCTGGCCGGGCAGCGCATCGGCATTCTCGGTGCCAACGGCCAGGGCAAGTCCACGCTGGTGAAGACGGTGGCGCATGCGCTGGCGCCGATCGCCGGCGAAATCAGCGAAGGCAAAGGCCTGAATATCGGCTACTTCGCACAGCAGGAGCTCGACGTGCTGCGCCCGCTCGACACGCCGATGGAACACATGATCCGCCTTGCAAAGGGGACGCCGGCTCACATGCGCGCCCCCGGCCAGAGTGGAACCGAACAATCCCTTCGCACCTTCCTTGGCACCTTCAACTTCAGTGGCGACATGGTCCATCAGGCGGTCAGCACGATGAGCGGCGGCGAAAAGGCGCGGCTCGTGTTGTGCATGATCGTGTGGCAGCGCCCGAACCTGCTGCTGCTCGACGAGCCTACCAACCACCTCGACTTGGCCACACGCGAAGCGCTCGGCATGGCGCTCAACGAATTCGAAGGCACTGTGATGTTGGTCAGTCACGACCGCGCTCTGCTGCGCGCCGTATGTGACGAGTTCTGGCTGGTCACCAAGGGCGGCGTCGAGCCCTTCGACGGCGATCTGGACGATTACCAGCAGTTTTTGCGCGACGAAGCCCGTCGCATACGCGAACAGGCTGCCGCAGCGTAG
- a CDS encoding DUF1801 domain-containing protein, producing the protein MTKSEPRESESASRLIDGRIQELGDWRGAMLARLRAVVKAADPEVIEEWKWRGVPVWSHAGILCTGETYKNVVKMTFAKGASLEDPAGLFNSSLEGNTRRAIDFHEGEEIDEPSLKALIQAAVVLNQSKSRK; encoded by the coding sequence ATGACAAAGAGCGAACCGCGAGAGAGCGAGTCGGCTTCCCGATTGATCGACGGGAGGATCCAGGAACTGGGTGACTGGCGCGGCGCGATGCTGGCGCGGCTACGCGCGGTGGTGAAGGCCGCCGATCCCGAGGTGATCGAGGAATGGAAATGGCGGGGCGTGCCGGTGTGGTCGCACGCCGGCATTCTCTGCACGGGTGAGACCTACAAGAACGTCGTGAAAATGACCTTTGCCAAGGGGGCGTCGCTGGAAGACCCAGCGGGGCTTTTCAATTCCAGTCTCGAAGGCAACACGCGGCGTGCGATCGACTTTCATGAAGGCGAGGAGATCGACGAGCCTTCGCTGAAAGCGCTTATCCAGGCTGCCGTTGTGCTCAACCAGTCGAAATCCCGCAAGTAG
- a CDS encoding alpha/beta hydrolase family protein: MHRFRWAGLLLALLCGIAHASMGLTELPASGDDGPVTVYYPSNDASHPVKRGRFLLDVAVEGHPVAGNGRLIVISHGSGGAPWVHADLARNLVDAGYIVAMPLHKADNYLDSSDPGPDSWTIRPAEVSRAIDAMGRDARFASMLRLDKVGMFGISAGGHTALSLAGGRWSPARFMQHCDAHIAEDFQTCVGLITRLTGGPLDGVKEWLALRVIHHRFDDDTPRATFDPRIAAVVAGVPAAADFDMDSLVRPAVPLGLVTAEQDRWLIPRFHADRVLAVCQTCEHVADMPTGGHGALLSPHPPGLTGLLGDLLNDPPGFDRAEVAEVHRKIVAFFGRHLLP; encoded by the coding sequence ATGCATAGGTTTCGCTGGGCCGGCCTGCTGCTGGCATTGCTGTGCGGGATTGCTCATGCCTCGATGGGGCTGACCGAATTGCCGGCTAGCGGGGATGACGGCCCGGTGACCGTGTATTACCCATCGAATGATGCGAGCCACCCGGTAAAGCGTGGGCGATTCCTGCTCGACGTCGCGGTGGAAGGCCACCCGGTGGCGGGCAACGGCAGGCTGATTGTGATCTCGCACGGTTCAGGCGGCGCGCCGTGGGTCCATGCCGACCTCGCGCGAAACCTGGTCGACGCGGGATACATCGTTGCCATGCCGCTGCACAAGGCCGACAACTATCTGGATAGCAGCGATCCCGGCCCCGACAGTTGGACCATCCGGCCCGCCGAAGTATCGCGCGCCATCGACGCGATGGGCCGAGACGCGCGATTCGCGTCGATGCTTCGGTTGGACAAGGTCGGCATGTTCGGGATTTCTGCAGGCGGCCATACCGCGCTGAGCCTGGCGGGAGGACGCTGGTCACCGGCACGCTTCATGCAGCATTGCGATGCCCATATCGCAGAGGATTTCCAGACCTGCGTCGGGTTGATCACAAGACTGACGGGCGGCCCGCTGGACGGCGTGAAGGAATGGCTGGCCCTGCGCGTGATTCACCACCGTTTTGACGACGACACCCCACGCGCCACCTTCGATCCACGCATCGCGGCAGTAGTGGCCGGCGTGCCCGCCGCCGCGGACTTCGACATGGATTCACTGGTCCGGCCGGCCGTACCCCTTGGCCTGGTCACAGCCGAGCAGGACCGCTGGCTGATTCCGCGCTTCCACGCGGACCGGGTACTGGCGGTCTGCCAGACCTGCGAGCATGTCGCCGACATGCCCACGGGCGGGCACGGCGCGTTGCTGTCGCCGCACCCGCCGGGTCTGACCGGACTCCTGGGCGATCTGCTCAACGATCCCCCCGGCTTCGATCGCGCCGAGGTTGCCGAAGTCCATCGCAAGATCGTCGCGTTCTTTGGGCGACACCTGCTGCCATAA